The following proteins are encoded in a genomic region of Shinella zoogloeoides:
- a CDS encoding c-type cytochrome, with amino-acid sequence MRVFSKSFIRPGARLAAALGLAVAVLCPAGAFAIDQFAPDAYGSYQANVENGKIMFSAAGCGACHGSGDNTGLLSGGMEMQTAIGKFFAPNISAHPNGIGGWSNADFLNAVMVGLKKDGDNLYPVMPYTSYGGMKPEDVLDIKAYIETLPQSDAASKEHEIAFPFSRQTTITLWKRSHFVVQAYQKREETQMERGRYLVENVGGCGDCHTPRTTTYGLDLARAYEGEKGLTGAVAPDITKARMAGLASHEVFTKRLIEEGKKLSGSPLSDPVMRRIAEGLSTLSDEDRQAMYAFLADREVKVTPVETSPTPVCSEATAESALGAGGGSTEFASAADAFIGKYCRNCHGPGESSQGSFPSGELGSIAANPAFVTPGDASKSLLYTSVTSGRMPLGKRPSDAEVQGLADWINSLSKSAIPTAVSATKTERSRPMLKYLDFVDLALRDISKVDAHDQPFMRYFSYRDQYNGMMSCETHETFLKRMKVLAGGFKKLLNSLSYGPELVVPEEVEGSDGLLVRIDLRDLEWSQEDYDFLVNEYFYGVDPASNASLQALAKATETQLPIMRIDWFMSNGARPKVYNRLMKLPTNIIELEQRFGVNVAQNIERRRVVRAGFADGSSGVSDHNRMLERHDMPFGGYYWKSYDFAGDVGRQVLKRFPAGPDGIRLKAGLLPFEHDGGEMIFSLPNGMQGYYLSTNKGDQLDVGPAKIVSFRKRPIGKGVEIINARSCFDCHFDGILSKRDQLREHIETSTLFSKDQQDELLALYVPQEELNEVYKRDTDRFVSALDRLGITEATAGGGKTSLKAPGGAEIFTYFADKYEDELNFEQLAAEFDMTPEQFASDIRRLTDADALRIGLDWVATLEAGATVPRVELEEQYAFMLQPLLQLEPLKRGVNHDAVAVDTATPQQPEQATGDDQYQAATNTAHAVPAYKQDDKAQADKVKLALHVPSTSAKVGDYLSFELSTNHDCELQVVYVEDTGNVEIIPDVMIGDTTLHPGERRVIPQPGSGNLTFDSPSPGETMIAVCKIGGLGDQKLTAEKAKQIVAGSRQPTTRGLAINLARQAEQDNGASGLQMVTFEIQ; translated from the coding sequence ATGCGCGTGTTCAGCAAGTCATTCATCCGGCCCGGCGCGCGGCTCGCCGCGGCGCTCGGCCTTGCCGTGGCGGTTCTCTGTCCGGCCGGGGCCTTTGCCATCGACCAGTTCGCGCCGGACGCCTACGGCAGCTATCAGGCGAATGTCGAGAACGGCAAGATCATGTTCAGCGCCGCCGGTTGCGGCGCCTGCCACGGCTCCGGCGACAATACCGGATTGCTTTCCGGCGGCATGGAGATGCAGACGGCGATCGGCAAGTTCTTCGCGCCGAACATCTCGGCCCATCCGAACGGCATCGGCGGCTGGTCGAATGCGGACTTCCTCAACGCCGTGATGGTCGGCCTCAAGAAGGACGGCGACAACCTCTATCCGGTCATGCCCTACACGTCCTATGGCGGCATGAAGCCGGAGGACGTCCTGGACATCAAGGCCTATATCGAGACGCTGCCGCAATCGGATGCCGCCTCGAAGGAACACGAGATCGCCTTCCCCTTCAGCCGCCAGACGACGATCACGCTCTGGAAGCGCAGCCACTTCGTCGTGCAGGCCTACCAGAAGCGCGAAGAGACGCAGATGGAACGCGGCCGCTACCTCGTCGAGAATGTCGGCGGCTGCGGCGATTGCCATACGCCGCGCACGACCACCTATGGCCTCGACCTTGCCCGCGCCTACGAGGGCGAGAAAGGCCTGACCGGCGCCGTCGCGCCGGATATCACCAAGGCGCGCATGGCCGGCCTGGCCTCGCACGAGGTCTTCACCAAGAGGCTGATCGAGGAGGGCAAGAAGCTCTCGGGCTCGCCGCTTTCCGATCCGGTCATGCGCCGCATCGCCGAGGGCCTTTCCACCCTTTCCGATGAGGACAGGCAGGCGATGTACGCCTTCCTCGCCGACCGCGAGGTCAAGGTGACGCCGGTCGAGACGAGCCCGACGCCGGTGTGCAGCGAGGCGACGGCGGAAAGCGCGCTCGGCGCCGGTGGCGGCAGCACGGAATTCGCATCGGCGGCCGATGCCTTCATCGGCAAATATTGCCGCAACTGCCACGGGCCGGGCGAAAGCTCGCAGGGCTCGTTCCCCTCGGGCGAACTGGGCTCGATTGCCGCGAACCCGGCCTTCGTCACACCCGGCGACGCCTCCAAGTCCCTGCTTTACACGAGTGTCACCAGCGGCCGCATGCCGCTCGGCAAGCGTCCCTCGGATGCCGAGGTGCAGGGCCTTGCCGACTGGATCAATTCGCTGAGCAAGTCGGCGATCCCCACCGCGGTTTCGGCGACGAAGACCGAGCGCTCCCGGCCGATGCTGAAATATCTCGATTTCGTCGATCTGGCGCTGCGTGATATTTCCAAGGTCGATGCGCACGACCAGCCGTTCATGCGTTATTTCAGTTATCGCGACCAGTATAACGGCATGATGAGCTGCGAAACGCACGAGACCTTCCTCAAGCGCATGAAGGTGCTCGCCGGCGGCTTCAAGAAGCTCCTCAATTCGCTGTCCTACGGGCCGGAGCTCGTCGTTCCCGAGGAGGTGGAAGGCTCAGACGGCCTTCTGGTGCGCATCGACCTGCGCGATCTCGAATGGAGCCAGGAAGACTACGATTTCCTGGTCAACGAATATTTCTACGGCGTCGATCCGGCCAGCAACGCCTCGCTGCAGGCGCTGGCCAAGGCGACGGAAACGCAGCTTCCCATCATGCGGATAGACTGGTTCATGAGCAACGGCGCGCGGCCGAAGGTCTATAACCGTCTCATGAAGTTGCCGACCAACATCATCGAGCTGGAGCAGCGCTTCGGCGTCAACGTCGCGCAGAACATCGAGCGCCGCCGCGTCGTCCGCGCCGGCTTCGCCGACGGCTCGTCGGGGGTTTCCGACCATAACCGCATGCTGGAGCGGCACGACATGCCTTTCGGCGGCTATTACTGGAAATCCTACGATTTTGCCGGCGACGTCGGGCGGCAGGTGCTCAAGCGCTTCCCGGCCGGTCCGGACGGTATCCGCCTGAAAGCCGGCCTGCTGCCCTTCGAGCACGATGGCGGTGAAATGATCTTCTCGCTGCCGAACGGCATGCAGGGATATTACCTGTCGACCAACAAGGGCGACCAGCTCGATGTCGGCCCGGCGAAGATCGTGTCCTTCCGCAAGCGGCCGATCGGCAAGGGCGTCGAGATCATCAATGCCCGCTCGTGCTTCGATTGCCATTTCGACGGCATCCTGTCGAAGCGCGACCAGTTGCGCGAGCATATCGAGACCTCCACGCTGTTCTCCAAGGACCAGCAGGACGAGCTGCTTGCCCTCTATGTGCCGCAGGAGGAGCTGAACGAGGTCTACAAGCGCGATACCGACCGCTTCGTCTCGGCGCTCGACCGCCTCGGCATCACAGAGGCGACGGCCGGCGGCGGCAAGACCAGTCTCAAGGCGCCCGGCGGGGCGGAGATCTTCACCTACTTCGCCGACAAGTACGAGGACGAGCTGAACTTCGAGCAGCTTGCCGCCGAGTTCGACATGACGCCCGAGCAGTTCGCCTCCGATATCCGCCGCCTGACGGATGCCGACGCGCTGCGCATCGGCCTCGACTGGGTCGCGACGCTGGAGGCGGGCGCCACCGTTCCGCGCGTCGAGCTGGAGGAGCAATATGCCTTCATGCTTCAGCCGCTTCTGCAGCTCGAACCGTTGAAGCGCGGCGTCAACCACGACGCGGTCGCCGTCGATACCGCGACCCCCCAGCAGCCGGAGCAGGCAACCGGCGACGATCAGTATCAGGCGGCGACGAACACCGCCCACGCCGTTCCGGCCTACAAGCAGGACGACAAGGCGCAGGCCGACAAGGTGAAGCTCGCCCTGCATGTGCCGTCGACGAGCGCGAAGGTCGGGGACTATCTGAGCTTCGAGCTCAGCACGAACCACGACTGCGAACTCCAGGTGGTCTATGTGGAGGATACCGGAAATGTCGAGATCATCCCGGACGTGATGATCGGCGACACGACGCTGCATCCCGGCGAGCGGCGCGTCATTCCGCAACCCGGCAGCGGCAACCTGACCTTCGATTCGCCGTCGCCCGGCGAGACGATGATCGCCGTCTGCAAGATCGGCGGCCTCGGCGACCAGAAGCTCACGGCGGAGAAGGCCAAGCAGATCGTTGCGGGCTCCAGGCAGCCGACCACGCGCGGCCTTGCCATCAACCTCGCCAGGCAGGCCGAACAGGATAACGGTGCGAGCGGCTTGCAGATGGTGACGTTCGAAATCCAATGA
- a CDS encoding ferric reductase-like transmembrane domain-containing protein yields the protein MTAGSIIATILIVLAGLLAVPAVSHTNAGTTFSLMASSMAFVAMGIAQFMATRPPFIERLFGGLDRIYQFHRKIGIAVLCLILVHYFVAPDFQGLSLTGDLNKLAKTAGEWAFYGFVFLLVLSIVKVVPKTRFQIPYQYWRFTHRFIGLLFLLVAFHQMFIKRPYDGTALLAAYLNLFALLGVVSYAYTQLLPWLRTRRYEVVDVDRHDGATIITARPTGGKLRALPGQFGFFRVNKSGLREPHPFTIAGIEDDGTVRFAIKPLGDYTKALREAVAVGDPLTLEGGYGHFNHRRGGKKQIWLAGGIGVTPFLAMASRLKGDEGQDIHMVYCVRDGAEAIGVDTFRAQAEKLGNFSFVLHNSTTDGRFDASKLVAGTSMDPAEADLWFCGPPPLRMAIEKGLRELGKPPRRVEFERFEFR from the coding sequence TTGACTGCGGGTTCCATCATCGCGACGATCCTGATCGTTCTCGCCGGCCTTCTCGCCGTGCCGGCCGTCAGCCATACGAATGCGGGCACCACCTTCTCCCTGATGGCTTCCTCCATGGCCTTCGTCGCCATGGGCATCGCGCAGTTCATGGCGACGCGTCCGCCCTTCATCGAGCGGCTCTTTGGCGGCCTCGACCGCATCTACCAGTTCCACCGCAAGATCGGCATCGCGGTGCTCTGTCTGATCCTCGTGCACTATTTCGTGGCGCCGGATTTCCAGGGACTCTCGCTGACGGGCGATCTCAACAAGCTCGCCAAGACGGCGGGCGAGTGGGCCTTCTACGGTTTCGTCTTCCTGCTCGTCCTCTCCATCGTGAAGGTCGTTCCGAAGACGCGCTTCCAGATTCCCTACCAGTACTGGCGCTTCACGCATCGGTTCATCGGCCTGCTCTTCCTGCTGGTCGCCTTCCACCAGATGTTCATCAAGCGCCCCTATGACGGCACGGCGCTGCTGGCGGCCTATCTCAACCTCTTCGCCCTCCTTGGCGTCGTCAGCTATGCCTATACGCAACTGCTGCCCTGGCTCCGCACGCGCAGATACGAGGTGGTCGACGTCGACCGTCACGACGGCGCGACGATCATCACGGCACGGCCGACCGGCGGCAAGCTTCGGGCCTTGCCCGGCCAGTTCGGCTTCTTCCGGGTCAACAAGTCCGGCCTTCGCGAGCCGCATCCCTTCACCATCGCCGGCATCGAGGACGACGGTACCGTCCGCTTCGCCATCAAGCCGCTCGGCGATTATACCAAGGCGCTGCGGGAAGCTGTGGCGGTGGGGGATCCGCTGACGCTGGAGGGCGGATACGGCCATTTCAACCACAGGCGCGGCGGCAAGAAGCAGATCTGGCTTGCCGGCGGCATCGGCGTCACGCCGTTCCTCGCCATGGCGAGCCGGCTGAAGGGCGACGAGGGGCAGGATATCCACATGGTCTACTGCGTGCGCGACGGCGCCGAAGCCATCGGCGTCGACACCTTCAGGGCGCAGGCGGAAAAGCTCGGCAATTTCAGCTTCGTGCTGCACAACTCGACGACCGACGGCCGCTTCGACGCTTCCAAGCTCGTTGCCGGCACCAGCATGGACCCGGCGGAAGCGGACCTCTGGTTCTGCGGTCCGCCGCCCCTGCGCATGGCCATCGAGAAGGGATTGAGGGAACTCGGCAAGCCGCCACGCCGCGTCGAGTTCGAACGTTTCGAATTCCGTTGA
- a CDS encoding GntR family transcriptional regulator, with protein MTETAASQAHLAYLALEGLIVTLKLKPGSLVTERELIELAGHGRTPVREAIQKLEWQGLIAVRPRAGLQITAIRPEDHAEVMTTRRQLEPLAADLVARHAGEEHREQLVACAQEMTACSIRSDMEGFLAADKVFDEIMEAACPNRFLTSALAPLQTHSRRLWFARADHRHMDRSVDLHVKVIRAIRNGDGLAAAAAMTDLLDHLSD; from the coding sequence ATGACGGAAACCGCGGCATCGCAAGCCCACCTCGCCTATCTCGCCCTCGAAGGCCTCATCGTCACGCTCAAGCTGAAGCCCGGCTCGCTCGTCACGGAAAGAGAGCTCATCGAGCTTGCCGGCCACGGCCGCACGCCGGTGCGCGAGGCGATCCAGAAGCTGGAATGGCAGGGACTGATCGCCGTGCGCCCCCGCGCCGGCCTGCAGATCACCGCGATCCGCCCCGAGGACCATGCGGAAGTGATGACCACGCGCCGGCAGCTGGAACCCCTTGCCGCCGACCTCGTCGCGCGCCATGCCGGCGAGGAGCACCGCGAACAGCTCGTCGCCTGCGCGCAGGAGATGACCGCCTGCTCCATCCGCTCCGACATGGAAGGCTTCCTGGCGGCCGACAAGGTGTTCGACGAGATCATGGAGGCGGCCTGCCCCAACCGCTTCCTGACGTCCGCCCTCGCCCCACTCCAGACCCATTCGCGCCGCCTGTGGTTCGCCCGCGCCGATCACCGGCACATGGACCGGTCGGTAGACCTGCACGTGAAGGTCATCCGCGCCATCCGCAACGGCGACGGCCTGGCTGCGGCGGCCGCGATGACGGATCTGCTTGATCACCTCTCCGACTGA
- a CDS encoding ferredoxin--NADP reductase — protein MNAPAKTEEFVPAIPAGVFAETVTSVQHYTDRLFRFRMTRPESFRFRSGEFAMIGLMVGDKPVYRAYSIASPAWDEELEFFSIKVPDGPLTSHLQQIKPGDTVLMRKKPTGTLVLDALTPGKRLYMFSTGTGIAPFASLIRDPETYEKFDEVILTHTCREVAELKYGFDLVEEIRNHEFLAEVVGDKLRHYATVTREDYPFQGRITDLISNGKMFADLGVPRFDPAIDRGMICGSAAMLKETKALLEQAGLTEGANSKPAEFVIERAFVD, from the coding sequence ATGAACGCACCTGCCAAGACCGAAGAGTTCGTGCCCGCCATTCCCGCCGGCGTATTCGCCGAGACGGTGACGAGCGTGCAGCACTACACGGATCGCCTGTTCCGCTTCCGCATGACGCGCCCGGAAAGCTTCCGCTTCCGTTCCGGCGAATTCGCGATGATCGGCCTGATGGTCGGCGACAAGCCGGTCTATCGCGCCTATTCCATCGCGAGCCCCGCCTGGGACGAGGAGCTGGAATTCTTCTCGATCAAGGTGCCGGACGGCCCGCTGACCTCGCATCTCCAGCAGATCAAGCCCGGCGATACCGTGCTGATGCGCAAGAAGCCGACCGGCACGCTCGTCCTCGACGCGCTGACGCCCGGCAAGCGGCTCTACATGTTCTCCACCGGCACCGGCATCGCGCCCTTCGCGAGCCTCATCCGCGACCCGGAGACCTACGAGAAGTTCGACGAGGTCATCCTGACGCATACCTGCCGCGAGGTCGCCGAGCTGAAATACGGCTTCGACCTCGTCGAGGAAATCCGCAACCACGAATTCCTCGCCGAAGTCGTCGGCGACAAGCTGCGCCACTATGCGACGGTGACGCGCGAGGATTATCCGTTCCAGGGCCGCATCACGGACCTCATCTCCAACGGCAAGATGTTCGCCGATCTCGGCGTGCCGCGTTTCGATCCGGCGATCGACCGCGGCATGATCTGCGGCTCTGCCGCGATGCTGAAGGAAACCAAGGCGCTGCTGGAGCAGGCCGGCCTTACCGAGGGCGCCAACAGCAAGCCCGCCGAATTCGTGATCGAGCGCGCCTTCGTCGACTAA
- a CDS encoding DUF934 domain-containing protein, whose translation MTKIWNEAGFLADDPWIVETEETKAGSNEKAILGLDAFLAKVAESDEKDLGVLIAPADDVRRLEGHQGRLALVAVAFPAFSDGRAFSHASLLRSRLGFTGEVRAVGDVLIDQIPLMLRCGIDSFAVSNATALKRLAENRLPGIDNHYQPAARPSQDVGSYSWRRRA comes from the coding sequence ATGACGAAAATCTGGAACGAAGCCGGTTTCCTGGCGGACGATCCCTGGATCGTCGAAACGGAGGAGACCAAGGCCGGCTCGAACGAGAAGGCGATCCTCGGCCTCGACGCCTTCCTCGCGAAGGTCGCGGAGAGCGACGAGAAGGACCTCGGCGTGCTGATCGCCCCGGCCGACGACGTGCGCAGGCTGGAAGGGCATCAGGGCCGGCTGGCGCTGGTCGCGGTCGCGTTCCCGGCCTTCAGCGACGGACGCGCCTTCAGCCATGCCTCGCTGCTGCGCTCGCGGCTCGGCTTCACGGGCGAGGTGAGGGCGGTCGGCGACGTGCTGATCGACCAGATCCCGCTGATGCTTCGCTGCGGCATCGACAGCTTTGCCGTCAGCAATGCGACGGCGCTGAAGCGGCTTGCGGAAAACCGCCTGCCGGGCATCGACAACCACTACCAGCCGGCCGCGCGCCCCTCGCAGGACGTCGGTTCCTACAGCTGGCGCCGCCGGGCCTGA
- a CDS encoding nitrite/sulfite reductase, translating into MYRYDEFDHAFVSGRVEQFRDQVARRLSGELAEDAFKPLRLMNGVYLQLHAYMLRVAIPYGTLNSRQMRMLAHIARKYDRGYGHFTTRQNIQYNWPKLSELPDALAELATVEMHALQTSGNCIRNVTADHFAGAAADEVADPRPYAEILRQWSSVHPEFSFLPRKFKIAVTGAERDRAAIQVHDIGLHLKKNEKGEIGFAVYVGGGQGRTPLVAKKIRDFLPEEDLLSYTTAIMRVYNLHGRRDNKYKARIKILVHETGAEELARQVEVEFAELKDSELKLPEQDVAAISAYFAPPELAPRAEGWASLAQWKKADPDFARWVHQNVQPHKHPDYGMVTISLKPIGGIPGDATDAQMEAVADIAAEYAFDEIRVSHEQNLILPHVALADLEAVYRGLVAAGLATANAGLITDIIACPGLDYCALANARSIPVAQEISTRFGAPERQAEIGELKIKISGCINACGHHHVGHIGLLGVEKKGEELYQITLGGSGDENTSIGEIIGRGFEPEKVTDAIEVIVDTYLGLRLDPSEIFLDAYRRVGPQPFKDALYGGKTAEAA; encoded by the coding sequence ATGTACCGTTACGACGAATTCGATCACGCCTTTGTCTCCGGCCGCGTGGAACAGTTCCGCGACCAGGTCGCGCGCCGCCTTTCCGGCGAGCTGGCCGAGGATGCGTTCAAGCCGTTGCGCCTGATGAACGGCGTCTATCTCCAGCTTCACGCCTACATGCTGCGCGTCGCCATTCCCTACGGCACGCTGAATTCGCGCCAGATGCGCATGCTGGCCCATATCGCCCGCAAATACGACCGCGGCTACGGCCATTTCACCACGCGCCAGAACATCCAGTACAACTGGCCGAAGCTTTCCGAGTTGCCCGATGCGCTGGCCGAGCTCGCGACGGTCGAGATGCATGCGCTGCAGACCTCCGGCAACTGCATCCGCAACGTCACGGCGGACCATTTCGCGGGCGCTGCGGCCGACGAGGTCGCCGATCCGCGGCCCTATGCGGAAATCCTGCGCCAGTGGTCCTCCGTCCATCCGGAATTCTCCTTCCTGCCGCGCAAGTTCAAGATCGCCGTCACCGGCGCCGAGCGCGACCGTGCCGCCATCCAGGTGCATGACATCGGCCTGCACCTGAAGAAGAACGAAAAGGGCGAGATCGGCTTTGCCGTCTATGTCGGCGGCGGGCAGGGCCGCACGCCGCTGGTTGCCAAGAAGATCCGCGACTTCCTGCCGGAAGAGGACCTTCTGTCCTATACGACCGCGATCATGCGTGTTTACAACCTCCACGGCCGCCGCGACAACAAGTACAAGGCGCGCATCAAGATCCTCGTGCATGAGACGGGCGCGGAAGAACTGGCGCGGCAGGTGGAAGTCGAGTTCGCCGAACTCAAGGACAGCGAGCTGAAGCTGCCCGAGCAGGACGTCGCCGCCATTTCCGCCTATTTCGCGCCGCCGGAGCTTGCGCCCCGTGCCGAAGGCTGGGCAAGCCTTGCCCAATGGAAGAAGGCCGACCCGGACTTCGCCCGCTGGGTGCATCAGAACGTGCAGCCGCACAAGCATCCCGACTACGGCATGGTGACGATCTCCCTGAAGCCCATCGGCGGCATTCCGGGCGATGCGACCGATGCGCAGATGGAGGCCGTCGCCGACATCGCCGCGGAATATGCCTTCGACGAGATCCGCGTCAGCCACGAGCAGAACCTCATCCTGCCGCATGTGGCGCTGGCCGATCTCGAAGCGGTCTACCGCGGCCTCGTCGCGGCAGGCCTTGCGACCGCCAATGCGGGCCTCATCACCGATATCATCGCCTGTCCGGGGCTGGACTACTGCGCGCTGGCCAATGCCCGCTCGATCCCGGTCGCGCAGGAGATTTCCACCCGCTTCGGCGCTCCGGAACGGCAGGCCGAGATCGGCGAGCTGAAGATCAAGATCTCCGGCTGCATCAATGCCTGCGGCCACCACCACGTCGGCCATATCGGCCTTCTGGGCGTGGAAAAGAAGGGCGAGGAACTCTATCAGATCACGCTCGGCGGCTCGGGCGACGAGAACACGTCGATTGGCGAGATCATCGGCCGCGGCTTCGAGCCGGAGAAGGTGACGGATGCCATCGAGGTGATCGTCGACACTTATCTCGGCCTCCGCCTCGATCCGTCTGAAATCTTCCTCGACGCCTATCGCCGTGTCGGGCCGCAGCCTTTCAAGGATGCGCTCTACGGCGGCAAGACGGCCGAAGCGGCCTGA
- a CDS encoding DUF2849 domain-containing protein, with amino-acid sequence MADKVLTANRLSDGISVWLDAAGTWNEHLQAAFVARHKEAVEALEATGKQAFADNKVVDVNVVDVEEVDGVLRPLRMRERIRAQGPTIAYAAGYVGLAATAA; translated from the coding sequence ATGGCCGACAAGGTTCTGACAGCCAATCGCCTTTCCGACGGCATCTCCGTCTGGCTCGACGCCGCCGGCACGTGGAACGAACACCTCCAGGCCGCCTTCGTCGCGCGCCACAAGGAGGCCGTCGAGGCGCTGGAAGCCACCGGCAAGCAGGCTTTCGCCGACAACAAGGTGGTCGACGTGAACGTGGTCGACGTCGAGGAAGTCGACGGCGTGCTGCGTCCGCTGCGCATGCGCGAGCGCATCCGCGCGCAGGGCCCGACCATCGCCTATGCCGCCGGCTATGTCGGCCTCGCCGCCACGGCCGCCTGA
- the cysG gene encoding siroheme synthase CysG: MTEAQAKLSTFPAFFRVSGRTVVVVGEGDEAFAKTRLLFNTDARIVVLAEAPEADFARFIAEKGLDLVRAPFSKDAIADATLVFAATGDAGTDRAIATAARELRIPVNAVDQPDYCDFFTPALVNRAPVAVAIGTEGAGPVLAQMIRAQVDQILSPSLGRLASLANGYREAVDRVLPRGVTRRVFWRRFFQGVVADAVDNGDIELARRSANALLNSQDRAAGHVWLVGAGPGAEDLLTLRAQRVMMNADVIVFDALVPQAIVDMGRRDAERLSVGKRKGCHSKSQEEINDLLVELGKAGKRVVRLKSGDPLVYGRAGEEMAALRQAGVTYEVVPGITSAFAAAADFELPLTLRGVASSLVFTTGHDLMGAVLPDWARLAISGATVAVYMGRTVAASVAARLMDAGLPADTTVAVVENASRREKRLLHGTLKDLPGLEHRDELSGPVMVIIGEAVAGANFEHSEPLAARDPVRATAALGA, from the coding sequence ATGACCGAAGCACAGGCCAAGCTCTCGACATTCCCGGCGTTCTTCCGCGTCAGCGGCAGGACGGTCGTCGTCGTGGGCGAGGGCGACGAGGCTTTCGCCAAGACCCGCCTGCTTTTCAACACGGATGCCCGGATCGTCGTTCTGGCCGAGGCGCCGGAGGCCGATTTCGCCCGCTTCATCGCCGAGAAGGGTCTCGACCTCGTCCGCGCGCCCTTCTCGAAGGACGCCATCGCGGATGCGACGCTCGTCTTCGCCGCGACCGGCGATGCGGGCACCGACCGCGCCATCGCCACGGCCGCCCGCGAACTGCGCATCCCGGTCAATGCCGTGGACCAGCCCGACTATTGCGATTTTTTCACGCCGGCGCTCGTCAACCGCGCGCCCGTCGCCGTCGCCATCGGCACGGAGGGTGCCGGTCCCGTCCTCGCGCAGATGATCCGCGCGCAGGTCGACCAGATCCTTTCGCCCTCGCTCGGCCGCCTTGCTAGCCTTGCCAACGGCTACCGCGAGGCCGTCGACCGCGTGCTGCCGCGCGGCGTCACCCGCCGCGTCTTCTGGCGCCGCTTCTTCCAGGGCGTCGTCGCCGATGCCGTCGACAATGGCGATATCGAGCTCGCCCGCCGCTCCGCAAACGCGCTGCTGAATTCGCAGGACAGGGCCGCCGGCCATGTCTGGCTCGTCGGCGCCGGCCCGGGCGCGGAAGACCTGCTGACGCTGCGCGCCCAGCGCGTGATGATGAATGCCGATGTCATCGTTTTCGATGCGCTCGTGCCGCAGGCCATCGTCGACATGGGCCGGCGCGATGCCGAGCGCCTGTCCGTCGGCAAGCGCAAGGGCTGCCATTCCAAGTCGCAGGAAGAGATCAACGACCTCCTGGTCGAGCTCGGCAAGGCAGGCAAGCGCGTCGTGCGCCTGAAGTCCGGCGATCCGCTCGTCTATGGCCGTGCCGGCGAGGAAATGGCCGCGCTCCGCCAGGCCGGCGTCACCTACGAGGTCGTGCCGGGCATCACCTCAGCCTTCGCCGCCGCCGCCGATTTCGAGCTGCCGCTGACGCTGCGCGGCGTTGCCTCCTCGCTCGTCTTCACCACCGGTCATGACCTGATGGGCGCCGTGCTGCCGGACTGGGCGCGGCTTGCCATTTCCGGCGCCACCGTCGCCGTCTATATGGGCCGCACGGTCGCCGCTTCCGTCGCCGCGCGGCTGATGGATGCCGGCCTTCCGGCCGACACGACCGTCGCCGTCGTGGAGAATGCCAGCCGCCGCGAGAAGCGGCTGCTGCACGGCACGCTGAAGGATCTTCCGGGCCTCGAACATCGCGACGAGCTTTCCGGCCCGGTCATGGTGATCATCGGCGAAGCCGTCGCCGGCGCCAATTTCGAACATTCCGAACCGCTCGCCGCCCGCGATCCGGTTCGCGCCACAGCAGCACTGGGAGCATGA
- a CDS encoding nucleoside deaminase encodes MDQATLVKRLLDVIEFDILPLTREGVRAGNKVFGAAILRKSDLSLVIAETNNETENPLWHGEVHTLKRLYERVEKPDTKDYVFLSTHEPCSMCLSAITWAGFDNFYYFFSHEDSRDSFAIPHDLRILKEVFRLDPGGYAKTNAFWHSAAIADLVVTSDEAAKADLKRQGAEIRAAYDALSESYQSGKAGNTIPLN; translated from the coding sequence ATGGACCAGGCTACGCTCGTAAAGCGCCTCCTCGACGTCATAGAATTCGACATCCTGCCGCTGACGCGCGAGGGCGTTCGCGCCGGCAACAAGGTGTTCGGCGCGGCGATCCTGCGCAAATCCGATCTCTCGCTGGTCATCGCCGAAACGAACAACGAGACGGAAAATCCGCTCTGGCATGGCGAGGTGCACACGCTGAAGCGCCTCTACGAGCGCGTCGAGAAGCCGGACACGAAGGACTACGTCTTCCTCTCGACGCACGAGCCCTGCTCCATGTGCCTTTCGGCCATCACCTGGGCCGGCTTCGACAATTTCTACTATTTCTTCAGCCACGAGGATTCGCGCGACAGCTTCGCGATCCCGCATGACCTGCGCATCCTCAAGGAGGTCTTCCGGCTCGATCCCGGCGGCTATGCGAAGACCAACGCCTTCTGGCATTCCGCCGCCATCGCCGACCTCGTAGTCACGTCCGACGAGGCGGCGAAAGCCGATCTCAAGAGGCAGGGCGCCGAGATCCGCGCCGCCTATGACGCGCTTTCCGAGAGCTACCAGTCCGGCAAGGCCGGCAACACCATTCCGCTGAACTGA